A part of Streptomyces sp. DSM 40750 genomic DNA contains:
- a CDS encoding ectoine synthase has product MIVRSFKDIEGTDRHVKAASGTWESKRIVLARERVGFSLHETVLYAGTETSMWYANHVEAVVCVEGEAELTDQETGRSYTITPGTMYLLDGHERHTLRVKEDFRCLCVFNPPVTGREDHDENGVYPLLTEPEEV; this is encoded by the coding sequence GTGATCGTCCGTTCGTTCAAGGACATCGAAGGCACCGACCGGCACGTCAAGGCCGCGTCCGGCACCTGGGAGAGCAAACGCATCGTCCTCGCCAGGGAGCGGGTCGGCTTCTCCCTCCACGAGACGGTCCTGTACGCCGGCACGGAGACGTCGATGTGGTACGCGAACCACGTCGAGGCCGTCGTGTGCGTCGAGGGCGAGGCCGAGCTCACCGACCAGGAGACCGGGCGGAGTTACACGATCACGCCCGGAACCATGTACCTCCTCGACGGGCACGAGCGGCACACGCTGCGCGTCAAGGAGGACTTCCGCTGCCTCTGCGTCTTCAACCCGCCCGTCACCGGGCGGGAGGACCACGACGAGAACGGCGTCTATCCCCTGCTCACCGAGCCCGAGGAGGTGTGA
- the thpD gene encoding ectoine hydroxylase, whose translation MTTTTTMNAATTVPDLYPSRAATEVSVPRQDPVVWGSPGTPGPVSLADLQAYERDGFLAVEELIAPDEVAVYRAELERLVADPAIRADERSIVEPKSQEIRSVFEVHRISELFARLVRDERVVGRARQILGSDVYVHQSRINVKPGFGASGFYWHSDFETWHAEDGLPNMRTVSVSIALTENYDTNGGLMIMPGSHRTFLGCAGATPKDNYKQSLQMQDAGTPSDEALTAMASEYGIKLFTGKAGSATWFDCNCMHGSGDNITPFPRSNVFIVFNSVENAAVEPFAAPVRRPEFIGARDFTPVK comes from the coding sequence ATGACCACGACCACCACCATGAACGCTGCCACCACCGTTCCCGACCTCTACCCGAGCCGCGCGGCCACCGAGGTGTCGGTCCCGCGCCAGGACCCGGTCGTCTGGGGCTCCCCCGGCACGCCCGGCCCGGTCTCCCTCGCCGATCTCCAGGCGTACGAGCGTGACGGCTTCCTCGCCGTCGAGGAGCTCATCGCCCCGGACGAGGTCGCCGTCTACCGGGCGGAGCTGGAGCGGCTCGTCGCCGATCCGGCGATCCGCGCCGACGAGCGCTCGATCGTCGAGCCGAAGTCGCAGGAGATCCGGTCGGTCTTCGAGGTGCACCGGATCAGCGAGCTGTTCGCTCGGCTGGTGCGCGACGAGCGGGTCGTCGGGCGGGCCCGGCAGATCCTCGGCTCGGACGTCTACGTCCACCAGTCGCGGATCAATGTGAAGCCCGGTTTCGGCGCGTCCGGCTTCTACTGGCACTCCGACTTCGAGACCTGGCACGCCGAGGACGGGCTGCCGAACATGCGGACGGTGTCCGTCTCGATCGCCCTGACCGAGAACTACGACACCAACGGCGGCCTCATGATCATGCCGGGGTCGCACCGGACGTTCCTCGGCTGTGCGGGAGCCACCCCGAAGGACAACTACAAGCAGTCGCTGCAGATGCAGGACGCCGGCACCCCGTCCGACGAGGCGCTGACGGCCATGGCCTCCGAGTACGGCATCAAGCTGTTCACGGGCAAGGCGGGTTCGGCGACCTGGTTCGACTGCAACTGCATGCACGGCTCCGGCGACAACATCACGCCGTTCCCGCGCAGCAACGTCTTCATCGTCTTCAACAGCGTGGAGAACGCCGCGGTCGAGCCGTTCGCGGCGCCGGTACGGCGGCCGGAGTTCATCGGCGCGCGGGACTTCACGCCGGTGAAGTGA
- a CDS encoding IclR family transcriptional regulator, translating into MSAVETGGGAQVKSAVRTVELLEYFAGRPGMHSLAAVQEAVGYPKSSLYMLLRTLVELGWVETDATGTRYGIGVRALLVGTSYIDGDEVVALARPTLDRLSDDTTETIHLARLDGTNVVYLATRQSQHYLRPFTRVGRRLPAHSTSLGKALLATYTDEQVRKLLPETLPALTENTITDREQLIEELRQIREQGFSVDREENTLGLRCFGVAIPYRTPARDAISCSVPVARLTPAHEQLVKDALFDARDRLTLATRRL; encoded by the coding sequence ATGTCGGCAGTCGAGACGGGCGGCGGAGCACAGGTCAAGTCGGCGGTAAGGACCGTTGAGCTGCTCGAATACTTCGCCGGACGCCCCGGTATGCACTCCCTGGCAGCGGTCCAGGAGGCCGTCGGTTACCCCAAGTCGAGCCTGTACATGCTACTCCGCACCCTTGTGGAGCTGGGCTGGGTCGAGACGGACGCGACGGGCACGCGGTACGGCATCGGCGTACGGGCCCTGCTCGTCGGTACGTCGTACATCGACGGCGACGAGGTGGTGGCGCTGGCCCGGCCGACGCTGGACCGGCTGTCGGACGACACGACGGAGACGATCCACCTGGCCCGCCTCGACGGCACGAACGTCGTCTATCTGGCCACCCGCCAGTCGCAGCACTATCTGCGCCCCTTCACCCGCGTCGGCCGTCGGCTGCCCGCCCACTCCACCTCGCTCGGCAAGGCGCTGCTGGCCACCTACACCGACGAGCAGGTGCGCAAGCTGCTCCCGGAGACCCTTCCGGCGCTGACGGAGAACACGATCACGGACCGCGAGCAGCTCATCGAGGAGCTGCGCCAGATCCGTGAGCAGGGCTTCTCCGTCGACCGCGAGGAGAACACGCTCGGGCTGCGCTGCTTCGGCGTGGCGATCCCGTACCGCACGCCGGCCCGCGACGCCATCAGCTGCTCGGTCCCGGTGGCCCGGCTGACGCCCGCCCACGAGCAGCTGGTCAAGGACGCCCTCTTCGACGCGCGCGACCGGCTGACGCTGGCGACCCGGAGGCTCTGA
- a CDS encoding aldehyde dehydrogenase (NADP(+)), producing MAAAPVWSVDPRTGKQREQVAVEATAQEVDAAVRAAHAARASLADRTVRSAFLRTAADQLQAAKDQLVEVADAETALGPVRLTGELARTCYQLRAFADIVDEGAFLDVVINHPDDTATPPIPDLRRYKVPLGVVAVYSASNFPFAFSVPGGDTASALAAGCPVVVKAHPDHPALSELVAIVLRRAAAEHGIPEGVLGLVHGFEAGVELVKHPLVTAAGFTGSVRGGRALFDAAAARPVPIPFHGELGSLNPVLITEAAAAERAETIGAGLAGSMTLGVGQFCVKPGLVLAPAGDAGDRLLKSLTDAVSDVDAGVLLDHRMRDNFLAGVAERAELPDVESPVTAGAGGEHTVSPGFLTVPAAKLAAEGEHDLLLEECFGPLTVVARYEDEDEAKSVLSRLPGNLTATVHVSGAEAAGEGRGPEILAELTPLAGRVLVNGWPTGVAVAQAQHHGGPYPATTSTSTSVGGTAIERWLRPVAYQGAPEALLPAELKDGNPLGLPRRFNGVLER from the coding sequence GTGGCAGCAGCACCAGTCTGGAGTGTCGACCCCCGAACCGGGAAGCAGCGCGAGCAGGTTGCGGTGGAGGCCACAGCCCAGGAGGTGGACGCCGCCGTCCGCGCGGCGCACGCCGCCCGGGCTTCCCTGGCCGACCGTACCGTCCGCTCGGCCTTCCTGCGCACGGCCGCCGACCAGCTTCAGGCGGCCAAGGACCAGCTCGTCGAGGTCGCCGACGCCGAGACCGCGCTCGGCCCGGTCCGGCTCACCGGTGAGCTCGCCCGCACCTGCTACCAGCTGCGGGCCTTCGCCGACATCGTGGACGAGGGCGCGTTCCTCGATGTGGTGATCAACCACCCCGACGACACCGCGACCCCGCCGATCCCGGACCTGCGCCGCTACAAGGTCCCGCTGGGCGTCGTCGCCGTCTACTCGGCCTCCAACTTCCCGTTCGCCTTCTCCGTCCCCGGCGGCGACACGGCGAGCGCGCTGGCCGCCGGGTGCCCGGTCGTCGTCAAGGCCCACCCCGATCACCCGGCCCTGTCCGAGCTGGTCGCGATCGTGCTGCGCCGGGCCGCCGCCGAGCACGGCATCCCCGAGGGCGTCCTCGGCCTCGTCCACGGCTTCGAGGCGGGCGTCGAACTGGTCAAGCACCCGCTCGTCACCGCCGCCGGCTTCACCGGTTCGGTACGCGGCGGCCGCGCCCTCTTCGACGCGGCGGCCGCCCGGCCCGTGCCGATCCCGTTCCACGGCGAGCTGGGCTCGCTGAACCCCGTCCTCATCACCGAGGCCGCGGCCGCCGAGCGTGCCGAGACGATCGGCGCGGGCCTCGCCGGGTCGATGACCCTCGGCGTCGGCCAGTTCTGTGTGAAGCCGGGCCTGGTGCTGGCGCCCGCCGGCGACGCCGGTGACCGACTGCTCAAGTCGCTCACCGACGCGGTCAGCGACGTCGACGCCGGGGTCCTGCTGGACCACCGGATGCGCGACAACTTCCTCGCCGGTGTCGCCGAGCGCGCCGAGCTGCCCGACGTGGAGTCGCCGGTGACCGCCGGCGCGGGCGGCGAGCACACCGTCAGCCCCGGATTCCTGACCGTCCCCGCCGCCAAGCTGGCGGCCGAGGGCGAGCACGACCTGCTCCTGGAGGAGTGCTTCGGACCGCTCACGGTCGTGGCGCGCTACGAGGACGAGGACGAGGCCAAGTCGGTGCTGTCCCGTCTGCCGGGCAACCTCACCGCCACGGTGCACGTGTCCGGTGCGGAGGCCGCCGGGGAGGGGCGTGGTCCGGAGATCCTCGCGGAGCTGACGCCGCTGGCCGGGCGCGTGCTGGTCAACGGGTGGCCGACGGGTGTGGCTGTGGCTCAGGCCCAGCACCACGGTGGGCCCTACCCGGCCACGACCTCCACCTCCACGTCGGTGGGCGGTACGGCGATCGAGCGGTGGCTGCGGCCGGTGGCCTACCAGGGGGCGCCCGAGGCGCTGCTTCCGGCGGAGCTGAAGGACGGCAATCCGCTGGGGCTTCCGCGTCGGTTCAACGGCGTTCTGGAGCGGTAG
- a CDS encoding maleylpyruvate isomerase family mycothiol-dependent enzyme has product MTNDHDGVRELLAAWAVGALPPGDDRTVPLHLAGCETCAAEAERLRDTVRLLDGTPGPGAAVPGGSVNGSVDGVLATALRSRRPRVPGVAPHAAPYAAAVAGLQALVPELDGRWGTPVVHDWDAHATVAHLVAADEHLAVPLGVDARLPASHLPEGIPAGDAWARRTADVIAHEHGRTPGETVATWAAQAAALLATPEARDPELAARAVTVMGLRLPVADHFVVRAFEAWIHTDDIGRALGLPVPPPPAEHLERLVRLAVRILGLALRDAPPVLFEITGPTSDTSWVLGSDAEPVTAELALDPVDFCLLVGGRHAPQEVPRRVAGDEGAARNVLETAATLAWL; this is encoded by the coding sequence ATGACCAACGACCACGACGGCGTACGGGAGCTGCTGGCCGCCTGGGCGGTCGGCGCCCTCCCACCCGGCGACGACCGGACGGTCCCCCTGCATCTGGCCGGGTGCGAGACCTGCGCGGCGGAGGCCGAGCGGCTCCGGGACACCGTGCGACTGCTGGACGGCACGCCGGGGCCGGGTGCCGCCGTACCGGGTGGCTCCGTGAACGGGAGCGTGGACGGTGTCCTCGCGACGGCCCTCCGTTCCCGCCGCCCCCGCGTCCCCGGGGTCGCCCCGCACGCCGCGCCCTACGCCGCCGCCGTGGCCGGACTCCAGGCGCTGGTCCCGGAGCTGGACGGCCGCTGGGGCACGCCGGTCGTCCACGACTGGGACGCGCACGCCACCGTCGCGCACCTCGTCGCCGCCGACGAGCACCTCGCCGTACCCCTCGGTGTCGACGCGCGCCTGCCCGCCTCGCACCTCCCGGAGGGGATCCCCGCCGGGGACGCCTGGGCCCGGCGCACCGCCGACGTCATCGCCCACGAGCACGGGCGCACACCCGGGGAGACGGTCGCCACCTGGGCCGCGCAGGCCGCCGCGCTGCTGGCCACGCCCGAGGCCCGCGACCCCGAACTCGCCGCCCGCGCCGTCACGGTGATGGGCCTTCGACTGCCGGTCGCCGACCACTTCGTGGTCCGCGCCTTCGAGGCCTGGATCCACACGGACGACATCGGCCGCGCGCTCGGCCTCCCCGTACCGCCACCGCCCGCCGAGCATCTGGAGCGGCTGGTCCGCCTCGCGGTCCGCATCCTCGGCCTGGCCCTGCGCGACGCACCCCCCGTCCTGTTCGAGATCACCGGCCCCACCAGCGACACCAGCTGGGTTCTCGGCTCGGACGCCGAGCCCGTCACCGCTGAACTGGCCTTGGACCCCGTCGACTTCTGCTTGCTTGTGGGCGGCCGCCATGCCCCGCAGGAGGTACCGAGGAGGGTCGCGGGAGACGAGGGGGCGGCACGGAACGTACTGGAGACGGCGGCGACGCTGGCATGGCTGTGA
- a CDS encoding DsbA family oxidoreductase: MRVEIWSDIACPWCYVGKARFEKALEAFPHRDGVEVVHRSFELDPGRTKDDIQPVLTMLSKKYGMSEAQAQAGEHNLREQAAAEGLAYRAEGRDHGSTFDMHRLLHFAKEQGRQSELLQAFYRANFAEERSVYADADAYLVELAVEAGLDGDAVRKVLADPSAYADAVRADEREAAELGANGVPFFVLDRKYGVSGAQPAEVFERALAQAWGERPPLKLVAADGAEACGPDGCAVPQ, translated from the coding sequence ATGCGCGTCGAGATCTGGAGCGACATCGCCTGCCCCTGGTGCTACGTGGGCAAGGCCCGCTTCGAGAAGGCGCTCGAGGCCTTCCCGCACCGCGACGGCGTCGAGGTGGTGCACCGCTCCTTCGAACTCGACCCGGGCCGCACCAAGGACGACATCCAGCCGGTTCTCACCATGCTGAGCAAGAAGTACGGGATGAGTGAGGCGCAGGCCCAGGCCGGCGAGCACAACCTCCGCGAGCAGGCCGCCGCCGAGGGACTCGCCTACCGGGCCGAAGGCCGCGACCACGGCAGCACCTTCGACATGCACCGCCTGCTGCACTTCGCCAAGGAGCAGGGCCGGCAGAGCGAGCTGCTGCAGGCCTTCTACCGGGCGAACTTCGCCGAGGAGCGGTCCGTGTACGCCGACGCCGACGCGTATCTGGTCGAACTGGCCGTCGAGGCGGGACTCGACGGGGACGCCGTGCGCAAGGTCCTCGCCGACCCGTCCGCGTACGCCGACGCCGTCCGCGCCGACGAGCGGGAGGCCGCGGAGCTGGGGGCGAACGGGGTGCCCTTCTTCGTGCTGGACCGGAAGTACGGGGTCTCCGGGGCGCAGCCCGCGGAGGTCTTCGAGCGGGCTCTGGCGCAGGCGTGGGGGGAGCGGCCGCCGTTGAAGCTGGTGGCGGCGGACGGTGCGGAGGCCTGTGGGCCGGATGGGTGTGCCGTGCCTCAGTAG
- a CDS encoding peptidoglycan D,D-transpeptidase FtsI family protein translates to MNKTIRRSAVFTLLLVLALLVRATWVQFYESTALADDQQNRRNAIRTYADPLGNIIVAGDSITGSARTEGSDLAYKRTYTDGELYAAVTGYASQAYAPTQLEGIYQDLLNGTDLRLKTVMDTVTDKRADPGNVITTIDPAVQKAAYDALGDKKGAAVAIDPTTGKILAVVSTPSYDPSSLTDANTAGTAWKKLNADGDKPLTNRALRQPLPPGSTFKLVVAAAALEDGLYSSVDDRTDSPDPYTLPGTVTELSNENASAPCENATIRTALRYSCNNVFAKMAVALGQDKVKAMAEKFGFNDASQDVPVRAYESVYPSDMDESSTALTGIGQYDVTATPLQMAMVSAAIANGGKLVSPHMVAQITNAGGDVLEDYDAEADTEEIVSSDTAEQLQSAMQTVVEDGTGTNARISGATVGGKTGTAQHGEKNSKTPYAWFTSYGKADGKEVAVAVVVEQSNAARSEVSGNGLAAPVAKAVMEAALKG, encoded by the coding sequence ATGAACAAGACGATCAGGCGCAGCGCCGTCTTCACACTGCTGCTCGTGCTCGCCCTGCTGGTGAGGGCGACATGGGTGCAGTTCTACGAGAGCACGGCGCTCGCGGACGACCAGCAGAACCGGCGCAACGCGATCAGGACGTACGCGGACCCGCTCGGGAACATCATCGTGGCCGGCGACTCGATCACCGGCTCGGCGCGGACCGAGGGCAGCGACCTCGCGTACAAGCGCACGTACACGGACGGCGAGCTGTACGCGGCGGTGACGGGCTACGCCTCGCAGGCCTACGCGCCCACGCAGTTGGAGGGCATCTACCAGGACCTCCTCAACGGCACGGACCTCCGGCTGAAGACCGTGATGGACACGGTCACCGACAAGCGGGCCGACCCGGGCAATGTGATCACCACGATCGACCCGGCCGTGCAGAAGGCGGCGTACGACGCGCTCGGCGACAAGAAGGGCGCGGCCGTCGCGATCGACCCGACGACCGGGAAGATCCTCGCGGTGGTGTCGACCCCGTCGTACGACCCGTCGTCGCTCACCGATGCCAACACCGCCGGTACGGCCTGGAAGAAGCTCAACGCCGACGGGGACAAGCCGCTGACCAACCGGGCGCTGCGCCAGCCGCTGCCGCCGGGGTCGACGTTCAAGCTGGTCGTGGCGGCGGCCGCGCTGGAGGACGGGCTGTACTCGTCGGTGGACGACAGGACCGACAGCCCGGACCCGTACACCCTGCCGGGCACGGTCACGGAGCTGTCGAACGAGAACGCGAGCGCGCCCTGCGAGAACGCCACGATCCGTACGGCGCTGCGGTACTCGTGCAACAACGTCTTCGCGAAGATGGCCGTCGCCCTCGGCCAGGACAAGGTCAAGGCGATGGCCGAGAAGTTCGGCTTCAACGACGCGTCGCAGGACGTGCCGGTGCGGGCGTACGAGAGCGTCTACCCGTCGGACATGGACGAGTCGTCGACCGCCCTGACCGGCATCGGCCAGTACGACGTCACGGCGACGCCGCTCCAGATGGCCATGGTGTCGGCGGCCATAGCCAACGGCGGCAAGCTGGTCTCGCCGCACATGGTCGCGCAGATCACCAACGCCGGTGGTGACGTCCTGGAGGACTACGACGCCGAGGCGGACACCGAGGAGATCGTCAGCTCCGACACCGCCGAGCAGTTGCAGTCGGCGATGCAGACGGTCGTCGAGGACGGCACGGGTACGAACGCGCGGATCAGCGGGGCCACCGTGGGCGGCAAGACCGGTACGGCCCAGCACGGCGAGAAGAACAGCAAGACGCCGTACGCCTGGTTCACGTCGTACGGAAAGGCCGACGGCAAGGAGGTCGCCGTCGCGGTCGTCGTCGAGCAGTCGAACGCGGCCCGCTCCGAGGTCAGCGGCAACGGACTGGCGGCGCCGGTGGCCAAGGCGGTGATGGAGGCGGCGCTGAAGGGCTGA
- a CDS encoding aminotransferase class V-fold PLP-dependent enzyme: METFESLVRTEFAPKNTYLNTASTGLLPARAVDAMKAGVESVAAGRPQDMFADVEAARAAFGRIVGVPDRRVAAGASVAVYSGLIAASLPEGAEVLTAESDFASLVSPFHVRGDLKVRQVPLERVAESVRPGTALVAVSAAQSADGRVAELGAIREAARARGARTYVDASQSVGWLPIEADAYDYVVSVAFKWLVCPRGVTFLVVPEDLGGLTPLFAGWVAGEVPWDSCYGPVEELARSARRFDESPSLFSYAGARRSLALIEELGVANVRDHDLALADRFRAGLAGLGHEPVPAPGSAIVSVPGLGHRQAELSRAGVEVSDRAGHLRAAFHLYNTPTDVDRLLDVLSG; encoded by the coding sequence ATGGAGACCTTCGAGAGCCTCGTCCGGACCGAGTTCGCCCCGAAGAACACCTATCTGAACACCGCGAGCACCGGGCTGCTGCCCGCCCGCGCGGTCGACGCGATGAAGGCCGGCGTGGAGTCGGTGGCGGCCGGGCGGCCGCAGGACATGTTCGCCGATGTGGAGGCCGCGCGGGCGGCCTTCGGCCGGATCGTCGGGGTGCCGGACCGCCGGGTCGCGGCCGGCGCCTCGGTCGCCGTCTACAGCGGGCTGATCGCCGCCTCGCTGCCCGAGGGCGCGGAAGTGCTGACCGCCGAGAGCGACTTCGCGTCCCTCGTGAGCCCCTTCCACGTACGCGGCGACCTCAAGGTGCGCCAGGTGCCGCTGGAGCGGGTCGCCGAGTCGGTGCGGCCCGGCACGGCGCTCGTGGCGGTCAGCGCCGCGCAGTCCGCCGACGGCCGGGTCGCCGAGCTGGGCGCGATCCGCGAGGCCGCGCGGGCGCGCGGGGCACGCACGTACGTCGACGCGTCGCAGTCCGTCGGCTGGCTGCCGATCGAGGCCGACGCGTACGACTATGTCGTCTCCGTCGCCTTCAAGTGGCTCGTCTGCCCGCGCGGGGTGACCTTCCTCGTCGTCCCGGAGGACCTCGGCGGACTCACCCCCCTCTTCGCCGGCTGGGTCGCGGGGGAGGTGCCGTGGGACAGCTGCTACGGCCCGGTCGAGGAACTCGCCCGCTCCGCCCGCCGGTTCGACGAGAGCCCCAGCCTGTTCTCGTACGCGGGTGCCCGCCGCTCCCTCGCGCTGATCGAGGAACTGGGCGTGGCGAACGTACGGGATCACGATCTCGCGCTGGCCGACCGCTTCCGCGCGGGCCTCGCCGGACTGGGCCACGAGCCGGTGCCGGCGCCCGGCTCGGCGATCGTGTCGGTGCCCGGACTCGGCCATCGTCAGGCGGAGTTGAGCCGGGCGGGCGTCGAGGTCTCCGACCGCGCGGGTCATCTGCGGGCCGCCTTCCACCTGTACAACACGCCCACGGATGTCGACCGGCTCCTGGACGTCCTGTCCGGCTGA
- a CDS encoding RNA polymerase sigma factor: MVVPVEPTLEQPSIDVELHRRLVYGDESALREVYAAYGGLVRRVAVRVTRSPAAAEDVAQEVFAQLWSRPYGYDARRGSLRTWLSMVAHRRAVDWVRSEARHRKDARADDSALHAIPDSGPGPDEAVVDRERSLLLHTALAELPRPQREVVHLAYFAGRTYRQAAVELGIPEGTAKTRLRTALRKLAESLADPPDPATVRGA; the protein is encoded by the coding sequence GTGGTGGTGCCGGTGGAGCCGACGCTCGAACAGCCGTCCATCGATGTGGAGTTGCATCGGCGGCTGGTGTACGGGGACGAGTCCGCGCTGCGTGAGGTGTACGCGGCGTACGGGGGACTCGTCCGGCGGGTGGCCGTCCGCGTCACCCGCAGCCCGGCGGCCGCCGAGGACGTGGCGCAGGAGGTCTTCGCCCAGCTGTGGAGCAGACCGTACGGCTACGACGCGCGCCGGGGCTCGCTGCGCACCTGGCTGTCCATGGTCGCCCACCGGCGGGCCGTGGACTGGGTGCGCAGCGAGGCCCGGCACCGCAAGGACGCCCGCGCGGACGACTCGGCGCTGCACGCCATCCCCGACTCCGGACCCGGCCCGGACGAGGCGGTCGTCGACCGTGAGCGCTCCCTCCTGCTGCACACCGCCCTCGCCGAACTCCCGCGCCCCCAGCGGGAGGTGGTCCACCTCGCCTACTTCGCGGGCCGCACCTACCGCCAGGCCGCCGTCGAACTCGGCATACCCGAGGGCACCGCGAAGACCCGGCTCCGCACGGCCCTGCGCAAACTGGCGGAGTCCCTCGCGGACCCACCGGACCCCGCGACGGTGAGGGGCGCGTGA
- a CDS encoding DUF1349 domain-containing protein, which produces MDVEIPELPFLLRTYGPDGHWSYEDGVLTGWAGARQDRFVPPTDEGLDPASDAPRLLGAPEGDFQLIARVTVGFAAGFDAGVLYAHVGERAWAKLCLEYSPDVPTVCTVVTRGHSDDANSFTVEGSSVWLRVSRTGRAFAFHASRDGKQWTFVRLFTLAGEKESGAALVGFMTQSPMGEGCVVTYDEIEFRPNWPEDLRNGS; this is translated from the coding sequence ATGGACGTCGAAATTCCCGAACTCCCGTTCCTGCTCCGTACGTACGGTCCCGATGGGCACTGGTCCTATGAGGACGGGGTGCTCACCGGGTGGGCCGGTGCGCGGCAGGACCGGTTCGTGCCGCCCACCGACGAGGGGCTGGATCCCGCTTCGGACGCGCCCAGGCTGCTGGGCGCGCCGGAGGGGGACTTCCAGCTGATCGCCCGTGTCACCGTCGGCTTCGCCGCCGGGTTCGACGCGGGCGTTCTGTATGCACATGTGGGGGAGCGGGCCTGGGCGAAGCTCTGCCTGGAGTACTCCCCGGACGTGCCGACGGTGTGCACGGTGGTCACCCGGGGGCACTCGGACGACGCCAACTCCTTCACCGTCGAGGGCAGTTCGGTCTGGCTGCGGGTCAGCCGGACCGGCCGGGCCTTCGCCTTCCACGCCTCCCGCGACGGCAAGCAGTGGACCTTCGTCCGCCTCTTCACCCTCGCAGGCGAGAAGGAGAGCGGCGCCGCCCTGGTCGGCTTCATGACCCAGTCCCCGATGGGCGAGGGCTGCGTGGTCACGTACGACGAGATCGAGTTCCGCCCGAACTGGCCCGAGGACCTGAGGAACGGCAGCTGA
- a CDS encoding GNAT family N-acetyltransferase has product MIKDRVNRVTGARVIRTALPAEAPGITALHARARATYYPDGLPDDGTDWLASWRWAIERPDGHVLCAVEQGRITAIASFRTADGAPPDTVYLAQFHVDPEQWRRGTGRALHAACVEEWRADGKRTAGLSVHMDNHRARAFYEGLGWTPDPQHPPAPGDHHRLLTYTVTGE; this is encoded by the coding sequence ATGATCAAGGATCGTGTGAACCGAGTGACCGGAGCGCGCGTGATCAGGACCGCGCTCCCCGCCGAGGCCCCGGGCATCACCGCACTGCATGCCCGTGCCCGCGCGACGTACTACCCGGACGGCCTTCCCGACGACGGCACGGACTGGCTCGCCTCGTGGCGGTGGGCCATCGAACGGCCGGACGGGCATGTGCTGTGCGCGGTGGAGCAGGGCCGGATCACCGCCATCGCCTCCTTCCGTACGGCGGACGGCGCGCCCCCCGACACCGTGTACCTCGCCCAGTTCCACGTCGACCCCGAGCAGTGGCGCCGGGGCACGGGCCGCGCCCTGCACGCGGCCTGCGTGGAGGAGTGGCGGGCCGACGGCAAACGCACGGCCGGCCTCTCCGTGCACATGGACAACCACCGGGCCCGCGCCTTCTACGAAGGCCTGGGCTGGACCCCCGACCCGCAGCACCCGCCCGCCCCGGGCGACCACCACCGTCTGCTCACCTACACCGTGACCGGGGAATGA